A single window of Dermochelys coriacea isolate rDerCor1 chromosome 2, rDerCor1.pri.v4, whole genome shotgun sequence DNA harbors:
- the LOC119850981 gene encoding small nuclear ribonucleoprotein F-like, producing MESESRKQEPIELPHPIPETSEYGELFVNLPCNPASNFCFYRCLVPDRVTMSLPLNPKPFLNGLTGKPVMVNLKWGMENKGYLVSVDGYINMQLANTEEYIDGALSGRLGEVLIRGNNVLYIRGVVEEEEEDGEMRE from the coding sequence ATGGAGTCTGAGTCCAGAAAACAAGAACCTATTGAgctaccacacccaattccagaaacttctgagTATGGAGAGCTATTTGTGAATCTGCCGTGCAACCCTGcgagtaatttttgtttttaccgCTGCCTTGTGCCAGACCGCGTTACCATGAGCTTGCCCCTGAACCCCAAGCCTTTCCTGAATGGGCTGACAGGGAAGCCAGTGATGGTGAACCTGAAGTGGGGGATGGAGAACAAGGGCTACCTGGTGTCTGTCGATGGCTACATAAACATGCAGCttgcaaacacagaagaataCATAGATGGTGCATTGTCAGGACGCCTTGGTGAAGTTTTGATAAGAGGTAACAATGTCCTATACATCAGAGGAGtagtagaagaagaagaagaagatggagaaatgagagaataa